TAATAGAATCCAAACTTGTCCTATGCAAGAAAACCATCAAACTAGTTGACAATGCACTATCGATTAAACCAAGGATGTGAGAAACAAACCTGAAACAAGCTTGAATCAAGAGCAGGTGGTCCAACTCGAGCCACAGCCAAAGAACCAAAGAAGTTCCCCAACAAAGCAGCATCAGCCACCGCCAAACCCTTCACAATCCCAGCAGCAAAACCACCAAGAAAGCAGTCCCCAGCACCAGTAGGATCAACCTGATCAGCCCCAAACGGGTCAACCCTCAACCCCCCATCTTTCCAAAACACCTCACACCCATCTTTCCCATGCGTAACCACCACACAGCACCACCGTCTCACCTCCTCCACATCAACAAACTCCGCCTCATCCTCCGAAGCTTTCAGAAACCCAATCCGCGGCAAGAGGTGAAAGAATCCACTCTCCCTCAACCCCACATGCCTCACGCGCCCATCTTCACCGTCAAATCTCCGAATCAGACCCTGCACGTCGACAAACACCACATCGCAAATCTCCACCATCTTCTCCAGCGTCTCCGGGAGAATCTCCCCGGCGACACCAACAGCCAACCCGAACGCGAATCTCGACCCGGTTGGAAGATCCGCGGGTGCAATCGGGTCGCATGCTGCGACCCGATTGAGGACCCGATCCGGGAGGGAGGATCCGAAGTGGGCGTGGAAGAGGGTGGTGTGGGAGGTTGGGATGACGAGAGGGGGGTGGGTGGGGGAGAAGGGGAAGTCGGGTCCCACCTTGGAGATGAGGTGGAAGGGGAGGGAGAGGGAGTCGAGGATGGGGGTGATGAAAGAGGGGGCGCCGCCGAGGGTGTGGGCGAGGAGGAGGGAGTCGCGGAGGAGGACGTCGTGGCAGTAGTTGCCGACGATGAGGCCGCGGCGGAGGGTGGAATCGGAGACCATGGTGAGGGAGTTTGGTGGGTCATGGAAGGCATGCAgtggaagaagatgaggaaaaTGGACGCGCGCCGAAATCAGAGTTAGGTGTCAGTTTAGAATGCCTGCTTAGCCGCCACCAAGCACCAAACTTTTTTGTTCTTTTCATAATAAAAGTCCTCAATTTTTTCCTTGATCAAACTAGTATAGTTATGTAATAAATCTGAATATAGTTCACCATCAAGGTAAAGTTGCAAAGCAGTAGTCCTTAATTTTTGGAAAATAACCTACTTCTAGTCCTTGTTGGAGGCTGGGTAAGTATCTTTACCGGTCCTATGTGGCTCTGTCACATAAGTTTTATTCAATATGTGGCACACCGACATAAGACCGATGAAGACATTAGCAACGGAGCTCAACCTTTGACGATGTTAGGATGACAGTTTTAGAGGAAACAAGTGTGATATCATAACTGGTGTATAACatcttttaaaatataaaaggaTAGTGCTTGAAGCACTTTAAGCTGAAACTACCTCACTAGTCGAAGAGTCACACACGTCCACATACTCCTATGAATGGTCAAAATGTGACAAGACATACCTCTTCACATTCTAGAGGATCGACCTCATAAACTCCGCCAATATACGATGTAAAACCTATGCCGGCAGTACAAACTCAACTAGTATCATCTGGACACATGTCTTGAAGCTTTTAAGATCATCCCGGATCACAAGTACATCATATAGGGCATGCCAAACATCTCATTTCTTCGAACTTGAGTCTAACTCACATATTGACATTCCAAGCATCCTAATGCATCTGATACTTAGACTGAGGAGAAAATATTACATAATAAATGATAGGTCCAATACTATGGCCCAATATTAACTGCGTCTTACATATATTAGAATAAAGATTCCCAATTGACGTAATATCAACCATTACCATATAATATATGTTACACGTGGTCAATATCATATTTTCTCATGATTCGCTTCGAGTTTATTACACCCAATTGTATATATGCATGATGACCCCTCAAGTACACACTACCTTCTAACTTATATTTTTGCCCCCTTAATTTTGTTCACTTGAGCTCAGAGTGTCTTGCGTATACAAGAAGAGCCAGATCCTTTCTGAGAGGAGCAATTATACTAAGAAACCCTTACACCTTGTCATCTTCTTATACTCAGGTTACTTAATCACTTACCAAAATTGAAAACACGATAAAATTTTATTTCTCATTATACCTTGACATCATGACTAGTAGCTTTTTTATCAACACAAAATACacttattctaataaaaagaaGCATTGAACAATTAGTTAACTTTCCTCACCGATGAACTCCATTGTCCATATATATGATAACGCAACATAAAGGACAAACTATCCAACACTAAAAAGGAAAAACTTCTAGTGGATATATGTACGAAGGAAGATTCATGTATGTTTAATCATTATAAGCTTATAGTAACGATTTGTGCTTGATTGTGCCTCACTTCAAGCATGTACGAGGTTTTCAATAATTTCCCCCCTTCTTGTCCTCCCCCATTTCATCCATGtttgagtattaattaaatgtaACGTGTACAAAATTTTATCACAATCTAAATGTTGACACAAATATTTTTTCTACAGCAGAAAAATTAAAACGAGTAAAACTATACAAGAGCGTCTAAACAACGCGATGCAATAACATTAGACGGCGGACTCCTCCAAACTAGACATGGAGTATCCTCCTTAAAAGCTTGACGAGCAAGAAAGTCAGCTGCGTTGTTCATCTCCCTAGGAACCTGGTAGATTTCAACTGTCCAATCTCTGGAGAGCATGACCAGGATTATCTCAATGTATTGCTTGCCTAAAATGTTGACGCATCAACTACGCTTCGAAAAACCGCCACAACATGTAAGCAATTAGAGGCACAACGAGCATCGCTATAGTCAAGCTCCAAAGCATGTTTCATTCCAAGCTTCACAGCCAAAACTAATTCTAGCTTATACTAGAAAGGCATTTCCTTGCCTATAACTAACGGAAACCCGCGAAATCCAAGAACCATGTTGGTCGCGAAGGACACCACCGCAACCCATCCATCAAGTGCTCGCATTCCAGCGGTTGTTAACCGCGACGGAAACACAGCCATCATGCCCCACCGCGACTGCTATACCGGTGCCACTAATACTGCTTCTACTGCATCGTTGATTTGAGGTTGCATTCGGCCATCACGCTCAATTAGTGTTGCCCATTAGAATCAAATAAATGAATATTAACACTccctttaaaataaaaagtaaagtaaactttttttattaattagaatGAAAATTCATTAAGGTTACACTCATAtggtatccaaacacacaccaaataaattttcatttattttttttatcttaaaataGGTGCTAATTTCAGTTAGCACTAGTACCAACTAATTTCCAAACATTCCACATCTTCTTTCACTTTTAAAGTGTTAGCTTTTGTAACAAAAGTTAGAGTTCACCGATTAGCAATTTCCCAAATGCATGAATATACCAAGTTACGAAGATCCatccaaaacaataaaatacGTGCCTCATGCAAGCAAGAGTTTCGAAATTTCCACGAAGCTTCACTCCCTTACTTTGGCTACAGACATTGGAAAGCCACCATGGAATTAAGCACCAAAAAACATTTCCCATATAACACAACTAATTGAACTTGTTTTTTATCCTACACATTTAAACTCAGTACACACTTCACCAcccaaagagagaaaaagaaagaaactctGAGTTTTGACACTCTTGAATGCACACTAACACATCAGGAGCAATGCCAGTGTCAGTAGTGTCTCCCTCACCCTCCATGAATGAAGATTTGGAGAGCAACACTACCAATGAAGAGACATCTCATGAGAACTTGTCACGTTCAATGGTGAAGAGATCAGATTCCGTTCTTGTTACAAACAATATTAACGCTCGTTTCCAAATGCTTAGGATTTTCATGACCAATTTGCGAGTCGTATTACTTGGGACTAAGCTTGTTGTGCTTTTTCCGGCGGTCCCTTTAGCCGTTGCTGCAGATTTCTATAAATTTGGAAGGGTAAGCATCATCTACAAAATTTCCTGTTAATTATGACTAGACACTCATTTTACACATCGCAGTGGTTAAAAGTGTTTGTTTAAATCTTAAGgttaaatatttgatttttatgagACGCATTTAACGTTTATCACACTCAAATTGAATATGATTGTCTCAATCGAGAATACTCAACCTGGACTAAATAGGCTAAAGTTAAGTTAAGCTATATTCACACATGTAATGTCACTTCTTCCTGATTTTGGATGTGACACATTACCAATAAACGTTCAAAAATTTAGCTTCtatctaatttttttcataaatattcataaagtttcatttatttataaCAAGTGTAACCTCTTTATGAGaagttttaaaatattatatacttCTTTTCCCCATAATTTTCACACCAGATCAATGATGTATGAATTTCTATTGATAATTTTTGTTGTTTGGTTAAGGAATACACATCATTAATAATTAGAAAtgtaagtttcaaaaaaaaaattgtaggtgaaacacaaaattaaaaaaatttaataatatatatggattcttaacttatttttaaaaaaaaaatctttttttttcctgcCACGCAGCCATGGATTTTTGCTTTCAGCCTGCTTGGACTAGCACCTTTAGCTGAACGTGTCAGCTTCTTGACTGAGTAAGTTTACATGTCACACCTCCTAACTCAATGAAGCCACCACAATTTATATATGACTTTTCTTCATATTATGACAAAAATTACATACATTTTCTAacttttttcatttaattttttgcCCTAAAAAACTTAACCTCGACCCTGTGAACTTCAAGGCAAATTGCATACTTCACCGGTCCAACAGGTACCATAATTTTGATAAAGCTAAATTAActctattaattaaaaattggcTAAATAATTTAGTTATTTAGTTCATCAGAAAACCaatttgattttggttttggtttgtgTGAATGTTTCAGTCGGAGGGCTTCTGAATGCAACATGTGGTAATGCAACCGAGATGATCATAGCAATATTAGCACTTCGCAAGAACAAAGTAAATGTTGTCAAGTTCTCTCTGCTGGGTTCAGTTCTCTCAAACCTTCTCTTGGTTCTTGGTAGCTCACTCCTCTGTGGTGGCTTGGCTAACCTTAAGAGGGAACAGAGATATGACAGAGTAAATATCACATTTTATTTGTTTACAAAGTCTGCTATATATATTAATCAATCAATATTTTGTTTCTTAAGTAAGTGGTTGATGGTTCGAATCTCACTCttgtgaatggaaaaaaaactcattggtcAGCTCCTACATACATTAACttgtgaatggaaaaaaaattcattggtcAGCTCCTACATACATTAACTGTGGAGTgagagattagtctcacggctatCAGTTGTGGAGATACCTTGGccgataacaaaaaaaaatgttcacaTGTATATAAGGCGATTAACATAGACATATCAGACACCCTTTAGACATATCACTTTGCGGCACACTCTTTAGATATACCTCTTTCGCAGCGGCTTAACCCTATAACATTTTGTCGCGAAACCACCCCAAAGGGTATGTTTGAATCTTGACATCACGTTGTCATATTGAAATTTgcatctatttttttatttaaaaggtGGGTCTCTCTATATATTTATGAATAGAAATAGATATGATGTTTCACTTAACGTTATCATATCACGACATGAGAAGGACCCTAATCCACTGATTACTCTTAATTCTTGGGAAAATGTTGGGTAGATACTTAATGAGTGTCGTTCGCCAGAGTGAGAAAAGAAGATAAGAGAGAAGTAatgaatgtgatatatgatgtgaCGTGATAAGAAGAAATAGATTAGAGAGAATGTTGTTGTGTAGTGTATGTAATGTTTTAGTGTCTACAAATCTTCACTCTAATTTTTGTGctaatcaatttttttgttatttaattATTGAATGAACAGAAACAAGCAGATGTAAATTCATTGCTTTTGTTGCTGGGATTGCTATGTCATTTGCTGCCATTATTGTTCAAATACTCCTTGGCAGGGGGTGATTACTCTATAGCCACTTCTACTCTGCAATTGTCAAGAGCAAGCAGCATTGTTATGCTTCTAGCATATGTTGCATATATCTTCTTCCAATTGAAAACTCATCGGCGATTGTTTGATGCACAAGAGGTGATCATTGATATATAATTTGAtatttaattaagcacaaatTGTGATATGAGTTTCAATTTGGCTACATTTATTTAGCTTTCATAGTTTCTGTAAATTAAAGAtgcatgtaacaaaaaaattctgTAATCTGCAATTACCACAAAATTGGGTTTGACCGTTTGATCTTcaggaggaagatgatgaagagaaGGCTGTCATTGGATTTTGGAGTGCATTTACCTGGTTGGTGGGTATGACACTGGTCATATCTTTGCTCTCTGAATATGTTGTTGGAACCATTGAGGTATATGTGTGTATAATTTGCAATTATATGATTCTTGTCATTGTGAACTATGAAATTTCAATGTCATGAACTAAGCATAAATAATGAGTTATCTGTCATTTTCTGCTTAACTAGGCTGCATCAGATTCTTGGGGAATTTCTGTTAGCTTCATTAGTATAATTTTGCTACCAATTGTTGGGAATGCTGCAGAACATGCTGGTTCAATTATATTTGCTTTTAAGAACAAGCTGGTATGGTTTGTCAATTATATTGTTGCAGTAGAAATATCAATTTATCTATAGCCTTatgtttattaatttaattgaatGTGGCTCATTACTATCATACAGGACATATCCTTGGGTGTTGCTATGGGATCTGCAACTCAAATTTCTATGTTTGTGGTAAGGATGAATTAGTTGATCTGGTTTGGCTGCGATCAAATTTTGACACTGTAAATGCAGTAAGGAGACCTCGGTCGTAGGATGAAGATCGGACAATTCTGATTTCAGTGTAAATACTTATATGTAAACCATGTTCTCAAAATCTGAGTCACGACCAAGATTCCTTAACTGCAGTGACTGCACAAAAAACTGACTGCATAGAATTCATTTCCACCACTAATTACATAAATACTTTCCACCATATTTTTTTCCTAACAccaataatttttcttttctctattAATGAATTTCAGGTTCCATTAAGTGTGATTGTTGCATGGATAATGGGTATAAAAATGGATCTGGACTTTAATCTTCTTGAGACTGGATGTCTTGCTTTTGCCATTATTGTTACAGCTTTCACTTTACAGGTATGCAATATATAGCATTTTCTCTGTTCTCTGTTCTCTttctattttctgttttttcttttattgttaTTACTAATGTTATTTTTTGTTACTCTTGTAGGATGGAACTTCACACTACATGAAAGGAGTGGTTCTTACTCTCTGCTACCTTGTCATTGCTGCATGTTTTTTTGTTAACAAAACTGCTCAAATTAGTAAGTAATTTCCTATCTATCTCAAGTCATATAGTAACTTCAAGTTATTCATGTATTTTCGTGTGTTTGGAAACACACACATCCTGACGCATCAATGGAGAAGTCAGATTTTGTCACATTTGACTCAAATGTGGATTGTTGTTTAGTTCAACGGACATCCAAACATACACTTATTTTATGCTTTCCAAGTTGTAGCGCAAAATTAGATACACATCTAATTTATAACAAAAAATAGACCTCAGATGCTCTTCTTTTTTCAGTTTAGTGTTTTAGATCAAGTTATTCTATTAATttgatattgttttttttttaatgttacaGACCAACATCCTAGGACCAGCTTTGGAGCTAAACCATCTTTTGAAGCTATCCCCATTTGAATTACTTTGTTTCCCCATGCTGAGAAAAGCAAACTGACCCAATGGGATACCTGAAATTCCTATGAAACTTACAAAATTGGATTTTATTTTCTTGGTGAAACTTCTGTGCCTTTGAAACTGAGGCTTTGGGACCAGTCATAAACTATTACAAATAGAGATTTCAATGCTTTCTGTAATTCTTTCTTCACAATAAGGCTGTACAATGACATTTTAGGTTTATAACGATGCCTATGttcttttttcatttgttttacTTCTTCCCACTATACATATCCTCAATATTCTTAATTCATGTATAACACTTTCATGTAGCAACAAATAAGAATTTCCAATTGCATTATTCGATGTAAGCAGAAAGGAACTATAAActgtgttttagtgaaaatctTGTCCAATTTCCCTAAAAAAATATTGGCACAATTCCTGCATAAAACCAATCTTAACAATCTCAATAAAAACATATATAGGAATTGgtttatagtttttttaatataggCAAATGAGCTACCCTTCCCCCCCAATGAATTGGTTTATACTTTCTAGTAATGTTTCTACATGATGTTCAGGCAAATCATATAGTTTTTCAGAAATAAAAAGTTTTTACTGCGGTAAAATGTTTTTATTGAAAAGACAAGAGGAATAAAAGTGTCTTCCCCTGCTAGACCCAATCTTAATCGGAAGGGAGAATAGCCATATGTAGAAATGAAGAAACGCCTCAGAAGAATTATTTAGTGTGCATGTAGATACCATTTTGAATATAATATGAACAGACTTTTAACTCCATCCATATTTCATTCGAAGAGTTTTCTCCAATTAAGTTTGGATTTAATTTGAAATGGCTAATTAACTACAATCTCAATCAATTATATGTGTTTGGTTTGGATGAGCCGGTCAATTCAAAAAAGATGAACACCCTATATACTGACAGTAGACATAATCCTAAGAACATGGAAACCCCATAAATATATCCAATTTTTTTGGGGAATTCTTCATGAGTTTGccaaaaaggaaagaaaagaaagggtCTTTAACAACCATCCTTGTGTACCACCAAAGAAATGGCAAGCTCAGAACTTCTGTATTTCGCAGCGTCCAAACACCTCAGAATCAAAACCTAGGTAATCCATTCATCTCTTCTGGAAATTCAAAACCTTAACTGATACAACAAAACTGCAAAAGAAGAGGATGATAAATCCAAAAAGCACTATCACTGATAGCCCCACAGTTGAAATTCCCATGATTTTTGGATCATATCCAAGATTAAGAGACAAATACTCTTTCACAGTGCCCTCGAATCCAGGTCCAATAATTTTGGTCTCAACATCACCAAGCTGAGACGTGATAACTCCTCGTAACGTCCATTGAACAGGGCAGATATAATAGAACCATATCCaccatcccggaatatgctgtgACATTGTAAGAGTCATTGCCATTAGAACCCAAGAGAGAAGCAAAAACATTTCATGGTTTAAAAAGCCACAAACTTAATCGCATTTCAGCGGCAAAAgttcatttttctgtttctttaTGGAATAAACTGCATGATTTGGTGTTTTCCTTACACGAATACGCTTTGATACTGATATATGTAGAAGTAATTAATTGGAGATTGGAAAGCGACTTGCCTATTTTACTATGAGGTAACATCAGTATAATTTTCAGCTCTGTATTAACTCATTAATTATTCTGTTTTAAAGATTAAAAAGAATGAAACTAGAGAAATATTTTCCAAAGTATAGAAGTACACACCGATTCTGGGATGAGAAAACCTGACAGAAGATTCCAGAGGGAGTAAAATGCTGAAGAAATAACAGCTGCTAGATGTTGAGTAGGTGAAAGACCAACAGCCATCATGCCGTAAAAGGTGAAGTAGGTAAACGTTAGGAACATGAACAGAAGATAGAGAAAAAACTTCCCTGCAAGAAATAGAAGATATCCACTTGAGCACAGATTTTGTTTTGATGAAAAATCTACAACCATTTCTGCCTTCTAAGCATACTTAAATAAAAATGGAAATTGTTGGAAGTAAAATGTCATTTCTTAAGAAAAATTGGAGAAaacaaaatgagtttttaaatgAAATTGATATTAGATATATAAATGGAATTTGATAAAGGAAAACTTAAATGTGTCCCTGTTTGTATCTCAAAATTGTGGATTCCAAATGAAAAATGTTTGATCAACACCTTATGGGTACTGAGAGTACGGGAGATAAGTGATAATTACAATAAATGATGTGATGTGAacaagaagagaaagataaagAATAAAATTTAGGGTCAATGGCATATCAGTACTATTTGCGTGTCAAAAAATAAGGACTGATTTCCAATACATAAAACAACACATCAAAATATGGAATTGGAAAGTTAAAATGTTACCAGCTGTTCTCTCAAAATTGATCATGAAGTATGTTATTAAACCAAATACCATTGCCTGAACAGCTATGTATGGTATCTCTATCAGCCCCTGTCAATCAGATTGAAAATTCATTATAAGCAACTTGCATGACAACATTAACCAGGGAAATAGTTTCCTGTATTTTCAGACCTACCTGGGCTACCGCATATGCGATTGGAGAGTACATTCCAGCtgctttctctctataaaatacTGTCCTTTCTATTGAAACAATCGGTTGAACAGTAGAGGCGTTGTTTACCCCAATAAACAAGCATGAGGCATAAAGAGCTCCCATAACCACATATAGCTCTTGAGTTGATGACCTACAGAAGATATTAAAGACACTGCTTCGTTAGTACTGGCCACTGGATTAGAAATTAACGACAACAGCAATAATTTAGCAATTCCCTGCGTGATTTAATTTGTTAAGTTCCaagaaataatcattttttgaAGACTTGTAGAATCCTGCTTTGACTACTTAGACAAAATCATTTAAATGATTATTCCAATTTCGATATcgtctttgttttcttttcctatGGTTTAATGTTGAAATTCAAAACAAATGGGGAACATACAGAACAGTTACCTTTTTGAACCAATATCCCAAAAAACAGTACCAAATACCAAAGCACTGATTGTGGTGAAGTACATCCTCATGGCATTATATGGTGGGCTTCTCCAGTACACAAGATTTTGTTTCCATAAGCATCGATAAAATTGGGACAACAAGCTTTGTGAGTAAATAGTGTCAAACTTCAGTGGTTCTGAGCCGGCTGGTGGATGTTCAAATTCCAAAATAGAAGCTTCCACCCCCCTGAGAAAAACATTGACCACACAGTTTAATCAttcatcaaataaataaaatttgt
This is a stretch of genomic DNA from Lotus japonicus ecotype B-129 chromosome 1, LjGifu_v1.2. It encodes these proteins:
- the LOC130733994 gene encoding inositol 3-kinase, coding for MVSDSTLRRGLIVGNYCHDVLLRDSLLLAHTLGGAPSFITPILDSLSLPFHLISKVGPDFPFSPTHPPLVIPTSHTTLFHAHFGSSLPDRVLNRVAACDPIAPADLPTGSRFAFGLAVGVAGEILPETLEKMVEICDVVFVDVQGLIRRFDGEDGRVRHVGLRESGFFHLLPRIGFLKASEDEAEFVDVEEVRRWCCVVVTHGKDGCEVFWKDGGLRVDPFGADQVDPTGAGDCFLGGFAAGIVKGLAVADAALLGNFFGSLAVARVGPPALDSSLFQMVKDEIHKRKGQDLPCSERRDERLGFQKPPDQDQFYASLDAAKDIIMCQIQESGWNILSSPKGLEQNHVKGLSLNPFHDESITSVNGEP
- the LOC130733997 gene encoding vacuolar cation/proton exchanger 3-like, translated to MHTNTSGAMPVSVVSPSPSMNEDLESNTTNEETSHENLSRSMVKRSDSVLVTNNINARFQMLRIFMTNLRVVLLGTKLVVLFPAVPLAVAADFYKFGRPWIFAFSLLGLAPLAERVSFLTEQIAYFTGPTVGGLLNATCGNATEMIIAILALRKNKVNVVKFSLLGSVLSNLLLVLGSSLLCGGLANLKREQRYDRKQADVNSLLLLLGLLCHLLPLLFKYSLAGGDYSIATSTLQLSRASSIVMLLAYVAYIFFQLKTHRRLFDAQEEEDDEEKAVIGFWSAFTWLVGMTLVISLLSEYVVGTIEAASDSWGISVSFISIILLPIVGNAAEHAGSIIFAFKNKLDISLGVAMGSATQISMFVVPLSVIVAWIMGIKMDLDFNLLETGCLAFAIIVTAFTLQDGTSHYMKGVVLTLCYLVIAACFFVNKTAQINQHPRTSFGAKPSFEAIPI